ttactgcatggttacaacatcgaattcctcagacttccccctacgaaatatatgccaccttcaccttccatgtcacttacatcccacagcttaatatggcaagaagtagcttctcttttgtcttctggagtgattatacctgttccacaggatcaagagaaatccggtttttactcttctctttttttggtaatGAAACCGAATGGCACAAACCGACTAATCATCAACCTGAGAGGTCTCAACGAGTTCATCATCTACCGgaaattcaggatggagtcggtaagatcagccacacacattattcaccaagatgcattaatgtgcactatagacttaaaggatgcatattatcacatccctatacaccATTTCTCACAAAGGTTTTTAAGGTTTTCTGTCTTGTCTCCAGAGGGTGCTACACTACACTTTCAATTCTGTGCACTCCCCTTCGGAATATCTTCTGCACCAAGGACCTTTacaaaggtgatggcagaggtggtggcgtctctcagactacaggacgtactgatcgtcccgtacctagacgacctgcttattgttggccaagacagggggagcttactcttctccagagatctcaccctagaaaccttaaaaagactgggatggatagtaaactaccagaagtcagaactttccccagctactgtgaggaaattcctgggtgtaaacctgaactcagtttaccaaatgtcgttccttccacaggacaagggagACCACATCAAGGATCTGATAACAAGGTTCAGGAGAAAGTCAGTGATCTCTATCAGAGAAGCTATGAAGATTCTGGGCTCCctaacagcctgcatctcctcggtagcctggtgtcaggcccattccagaatactccagggatggatcttaagatcctggaacagaaaacaggaggatctggacaggaaaatcccaatcccacctgccgtcaaggaggacctgctatggtggttggaagacggaaatctgaggaaagggatcttctggtcaaacagcccttacatcccaatccagacagacgcgagccagaggggctggggggcagtgatgcctcAGCAATTTTCCCAGGGTACCTGGACAGAGGAGGTTACAAGAAGATCCTCAAATTTCCGAGAGTTGCAAGCAGTATGGGAAGCACTCAGCGCGAATACTCCTCTTCTTGCCCACCAACACCTCCTAATTCTATCAgacaatacaactacggtctCCTACATAAAAAGACAAGGAGGAACCAGGTCTCCTCTCCTGAGTACCCTAGCTCGGAAAATATTTTCGTGGGCAGAACAACACACTCTGTCAATTTCTGCCACTCATCTAAAGGGCACGGAGAATTCAAGGgcagactttctaagcagaagaaagatcctaccaaacgagtggagcctcaaggaggagatcttccaggggctaacatctttgtggggctatcctctagtggacttgttcgcaacaagggagaataccaaatgcctgcattatttttctctggaaaaaggggagaacagggaacggctggacgccttctctcactcctgggacattccactagtctacgccttccccccaattcccctgatcgccagggtcctgaggaaaatatttcaggaaaataccagagccatcttcatctgcccgaactggccgaagaaaagctggtacCCACTCTTGAAGAAGATGTCACCAGAGAATCCAGTCATTCTTCCGCCATCAGAGGACCTTCTACATCAGGGTCCAATCCATCATCCAAACCCAGGGAAATTACAGCTGTctgcctggatcctgaatccagcttcttaagctctcagggactctcatctgaagtcatcaagaccctgaaggcaagtagaaaaccagtcacctttgccatctatcataagatatggaagaggttctgttccttctgtaaggacagtccaccttcccaagctaaccttaatattttgcaggtgcttgaatttcttcagaagggtttggagttgggtttgtctaccagcaccctgaaggtccaggtg
The DNA window shown above is from Engystomops pustulosus chromosome 1, aEngPut4.maternal, whole genome shotgun sequence and carries:
- the LOC140079625 gene encoding uncharacterized protein isoform X1; protein product: MDKGHFKSLGLRYITAWLQHRIPQTSPYEIYATFTFHVTYIPQLNMARSSFSFVFWSDYTCSTGSREIRFLLFSFFGNETEWHKPTNHQPERSQRVHHLPEIQDGVGKISHTHYSPRCINVHYRLKGCILSHPYTPFLTKVFKVFCLVSRGCYTTLSILCTPLRNIFCTKDLYKGDGRGGGVSQTTGRTDRPVPRRPAYCWPRQGELTLLQRSHPRNLKKTGMDSKLPEVRTFPSYCEEIPGCKPELSLPNVVPSTGQGRPHQGSDNKVQEKVSDLYQRSYEDSGLPNSLHLLGSLVSGPFQNTPGMDLKILEQKTGGSGQENPNPTCRQGGPAMVVGRRKSEERDLLVKQPLHPNPDRREPEGLGGSDASAIFPGYLDRGGYKKILKFPRVASSMGSTQREYSSSCPPTPPNSIRQYNYGLLHKKTRRNQVSSPEYPSSENIFVGRTTHSVNFCHSSKGHGEFKGRLSKQKKDPTKRVEPQGGDLPGANIFVGLSSSGLVRNKGEYQMPALFFSGKRGEQGTAGRLLSLLGHSTSLRLPPNSPDRQGPEENISGKYQSHLHLPELAEEKLVPTLEEDVTRESSHSSAIRGPSTSGSNPSSKPREITAVCLDPESSFLSSQGLSSEVIKTLKASRKPVTFAIYHKIWKRFCSFCKDSPPSQANLNILQVLEFLQKGLELGLSTSTLKVQVSALSVFFDQPLIEHRWVKRFIKAASRLKPQTVKKSSAWDLTLVLNALMKEPFEPIDSSSVKNLTLKTVFLIAITSARRLGELQAISIREPYMKILDDRIVLMLDPNFVPKVVSDFHRNQEIILPSFCENPSSAREREWSSLDGKNKGRKASKATIARWLRLAIASCYDLQKSPIPAGIRAHSTRAMSTSWAERRGASLDQICRAATWSSSTTFSKHYRLDLHLSKDLSFGRKVLQAVIPP
- the LOC140079625 gene encoding uncharacterized protein isoform X2; amino-acid sequence: MDKGHFKSLGLRYITAWLQHRIPQTSPYEIYATFTFHVTYIPQLNMARSSFSFVFWSDYTCSTGSREIRFLLFSFFGNETEWHKPTNHQPERSQRVHHLPEIQDGVGKISHTHYSPRCINVHYRLKGCILSHPYTPFLTKVFKVFCLVSRGCYTTLSILCTPLRNIFCTKDLYKGDGRGGGVSQTTGRTDRPVPRRPAYCWPRQGELTLLQRSHPRNLKKTGMDSKLPEVRTFPSYCEEIPGCKPELSLPNVVPSTGQGRPHQGSDNKVQEKVSDLYQRSYEDSGLPNSLHLLGSLVSGPFQNTPGMDLKILEQKTGGSGQENPNPTCRQGGPAMVVGRRKSEERDLLVKQPLHPNPDRREPEGLGGSDASAIFPGYLDRGGYKKILKFPRVASSMGSTQREYSSSCPPTPPNSIRQYNYGLLHKKTRRNQVSSPEYPSSENIFVGRTTHSVNFCHSSKGHGEFKGRLSKQKKDPTKRVEPQGGDLPGANIFVGLSSSGLVRNKGEYQMPALFFSGKRGEQGTAGRLLSLLGHSTSLRLPPNSPDRQGPEENISGKYQSHLHLPELAEEKLVPTLEEDVTRESSHSSAIRGPSTSGSNPSSKPREITAVCLDPESSFLSSQGLSSEVIKTLKASRKPVTFAIYHKIWKRFCSFCKDSPPSQANLNILQVLEFLQKGLELGLSTSTLKVQVSALSVFFDQPLIEHRWFPIFIGIRRLSCPPSVRTLLRQENANGVLWMGKIRGGRRRRRLLQDG